The following are from one region of the Oscarella lobularis chromosome 3, ooOscLobu1.1, whole genome shotgun sequence genome:
- the LOC136185079 gene encoding YLP motif-containing protein 1-like, producing the protein MTDVALEGYMEKCPQQPGAFKTWNKRWFVLRSAGSLGSARLEYYPDMNHARRQNSRRIIPLREVTAVNQTTHKSKSFVLDLLTPVLHYRFALPTQRDLDVWIDGISRVAFGDDAGSLPPGSPPPAYMSEPQNSSFGSFGSPSDGFGGKPPLSPPPFAIQGGRDAGYPLALQPPSQAPMPFAMEGGAGNPFVQPQPQMAMPPPEGNPFLVPNQPLGVQENTLYSSMELEKRYRVSIIPTEASTALQLVGEYHLVISGLNITLASVLSNEIICVWPLKYLRRYGRDYTKFTFEAGRKCETGPGVFYFGTRLGNEIFHHVHNNVKLIGSQQHTSLRQADMVQAQPTPANPLPNRPGSARAPQPVPPVAKPRSSTVTEPPAVPSHGSLKQRFVQTVTVNETTSIPENPEEHFYETEDQIDAGAVKPVTPYDTLFSAGDGKFAIAESPPRHQPPPPKKNPLPPREEKVVPPKPKRGSVGYDRLVLPNEKVAAAAVAAVAPDDDAPLYDDAELDDLMAGLAEHANRTMSPYSTLARDEFPTSKRKLSTDRAAVAAAIAASASVPMPRQITPSNKTLTISKEEIDVIDSILDEMTIDDATIPKPRRFATQESPYEMPPADNPPYFNVNYPEDRPIAPAAAGARGRIPYHNVDFPEEEGLGAYEDVARDQPGYINVTNDGEEDDEAYSEVTADDMMAGNRLKQSAVDDPAYGVPSWTKTAS; encoded by the exons ATGACCGACGTGGCATTAGAGGGCTACATGGAAAAATGCCCTCAACAACCAGGAGCCTTCAAG ACGTGGAACAAGAGGTGGTTCGTATTGCGCAGTGCCGGCTCGTTAGGCAGCGCGCGACTCGAGTACTATCCCGACATGAACCACGCTCGTCGACAGAACAGCCGACGAATCATTCCCCTGCGCGAAGTGACGGCCGTCAATCAGACGACGCATAAATCGAAAAGCTTCGTTCTCGACCTTCTCACGCCCGTGCTGCACTATCGATTCGCTCTGCCGACTCAACGCGATCTCGACGTTTGGATCGACGGTATATCGCGAGTCgccttcggcgacgacgccggttCGCTTCCGCCGGGATCGCCGCCACCCGCATACATGTCAGAACCTCAGAATTCTTCGTTCGGTTCGTTCGGTTCTCCAAGCGACGGTTTCGGAGGAAAGCCACCTTTGTCGCCGCCCCCGTTTGCAATCCAGGGCGGAAGAGACGCCGGTTATCCGTTGGCGTTGCAGCCGCCGTCGCAAGCACCAATGCCGTTTGCAATGGAAGGAGGTGCCGGTAATCCTTTTGTGCAGCCGCAACCGCAAATGGCGATGCCGCCTCCCGAAGGAAACCCGTTTCTTGTTCCCAATCAGCCGCTGGGCGTCCAGGAGAACACGCTTTATAGCAGTATGGAGCTTG AAAAACGTTATCGTGTGTCGATTATCCCGACTGAAGCTTCGACGGCACTGCAACTGGTCGGCGAATACCATCTCGTCATATCGGGACTGAACATAACTCTTGCCAGTGTTCTCTCCAACGAAATCATCTGCGTTTGGCCGCTCAAGTATCTGCGACGCTACGGTCGCGACTACACGAAATTCACATTCGAAGCGGGCAGAAAATGCGAAACGGGCCCGGGCGTCTTCTACTTCGGCACCCGACTGGGAAACGAAATCTTTCACCACGTGCACAACAACGTGAAACTAATCGGCTCCCAACAGCACACGAGCCTTCGCCAAGCCGACATGGTACAAGCGCAGCCGACGCCAGCAAATCCCCTACCGAATCGACCAGGGAGTGCAAGAGCACCGCAGCCCGTTCCCCCTGTAGCTAAACCGCGTTCAAGTACAGTGACGGAGCCGCCTGCGGTGCCGTCGCACGGTTCCCTCAAACAGCGATTTGTTCAGACTGTGACGgtcaacgagacgacgtcgattccggAAAATCCTGAAGAGCACTTTTACGAAACGGAGGATCAGATTGACGCCGGTGCGGTGAAGCCGGTCACGCCGTACGATACTCTCTTTTCGGCTGGCGACGGAAAATTTGCAATTGCGGAATCACCGCCGCGGCATCAACCTCCTCCGCCGAAGAAAAATCCGCTGCCAccgagagaagaaaaagtcgttcCTCCCAAACCGAAGAGAGGATCTGTCGGATACGATCGATTGGTTCTTCCGAACGAGaaagtcgccgccgctgccgtcgccgctgttGCTCCTGACGATGACGCCCCGCTTTATGACGACGCTGAGCTCGACGACCTAATGGCCGGTCTGGCCGAACATGCCAATCGCACTATGAGTCCTTACAGTACATTAGCGAGGGACGAGTTTCCGACAAGTAAACGAAAACTGAGTACCGATCGAGCGGCGGTTgcggcggcgattgcggCGTCCGCTTCAGTTCCGATGCCCCGACAAATTACGCCGTCGAACAAAACCTTAACGATTAGCAAGGaggaaattgacgtcattgatagTATTTTGGACGAAATGACGATTGATGACGCGACGATTCCTAAGCCAAGACGTTTTGCCACTCAGGAATCGCCGTACGAGATGCCGCCCGCCGATAATCCGCCTTACTTCAACGTTAACTATCCCGAGGACAGACCGATTGCTCCTGCGGCGGCAGGAGCAAGAGGAAGAATACCGTATcacaacgtcgattttcctgAGGAAGAAGGTCTAGGAGCGTACGAGGATGTGGCTAGGGATCAACCTGGATACATCAATGTTACGAATGACGgtgaagaggacgacgaagcgtATAGCGAAGTGACGGCGGACGATATGATGGCCGGAAATAGGCTGAAGCAGAGTGCGGTCGACGATCCGGCATACGGAGTTCCTAGCTGGACAAAAACGGCGTCTTGA
- the LOC136185086 gene encoding cytosolic purine 5'-nucleotidase-like isoform X4: METLDETLGHERDFAKGRIFVNRSLNLQRIKFFGFDMDYTLAEYRSPEYEELGTELVVERLLSIGYPQDLKEAKYDPTFPTRGMFFDKVYGNLLKVDQFGNILACYHGFKLYTRQVDFHFSVQMSELKFSSTEVRDVYPNKKVQASEPRYFILNTLFNLPETFLMAYLVNYFDTHEDYRELPTRKGVESGNVLISYSSMHQDLRGAVDWVHMRGTMKQITLDNLDKYVVKDSRLPLLLRRMRENERKVFLITNSDYDYTNKLMKHLLDDSATLPPPGTGSDSFAGWKSFFDYIVVDARKPLFFGEGTVLRQIDEATGTPKIGTFKGQIETGSVYTGGNSEQFCDMIGAAGEDVLYVGDHIFGDILKSKKQHGWRTYLVVREVDEDLQVLVDNADIQQKMTALEDELDHLFRSFSGRC, from the exons ATGGAAACTCTGGACGAAACTCTTGGACACGAGCGAGATTTCGCTAAAGGAAG AATATTCGTCAACAGAAGCCTCAATCTGCAGCGAATCAAATTCTTCGGCTTCGACATGGACTACACATTGGCCG AATATCGATCTCCCGAGTACGAGGAACTCGGGACCGAACTCGTAGTCGAACGACTCCTTTCTATTGGATATCCTCAA GATCTGAAGGAAGCGAAGTACGACCCCACGTTTCCGACCAG AGGCATGTTTTTTGACAAAGTTTATGGAAATCTCTTGAAG GTGGATCAGTTTGGTAACATATTGGCGTGCTATCACGGCTTCAAACTCTACACAAGGCAAGTCGACTTTCATTTTTCTGTGCAAATGTCTGAGCTGAAATTCTCCAGCACCGAAGTACGAGACGTCTATCCGAATAAAAAAGTTCAA GCGTCGGAGCCTCGTTATTTTATATTGAATACTCTGTTCAATCTTCCTG AAACGTTTCTTATGGCATACCTCGTGAATTATTTTGACACTCACGAAGATTATCGAGA GTTACCCACGCGAAAGGGAGTAGAGAGCGGCAACGTGCTCATCTCGTACAGCAGCATGCATCAGGACCTTCGTGGAGCCGTCGATTGGGTTCACATGAGA GGAACAATGAAACAAATCACTCTCGACAATCTCGACAAATACGTAGTAAAAGAC TCCAGACTTCCTCTGCTTCTTCGACG GATGAGAGAGAATGAGAGAAAAGTATTTCTCATTACGAACAGCGACTACGACTACACGAAC aagcTAATGAAACATCTGCTCGATGACTCAGCGACACTACCTCCTCCCGGAACG GGAAGCGATTCCTTTGCCGGATGGAAGTCGTTTTTTGACTATATTGTCGTCGATGCGCGGAAGCCCTTGTTTTTTGGCGAAGGCACCGTGCTTCGTCAGATCGATGAG GCGACGGGTACGCCGAAAATCGGAACGTTCAAGGGTCAGATTGAGACTGGAAGCGTCTATACCGGAG GGAATTCGGAGCAGTTCTGTGACATGATTGGCGCCGCAGGAGAG GATGTCCTCTACGTCGGCGATCACATTTTTGGCGATATACTAAAATCGAAGAAGCAACACGGATGGAG GACGTATCTGGTTGTACGAGAAGTTGACGAAGATCTACAGGTTCTCGTTGACAATGCAG ATATTCAGCAGAAGATGACAGCATTGGAGGACGAACTCGATCATCTATTCAG ATCCTTTTCTGGGCGCTGCTAG
- the LOC136185086 gene encoding cytosolic purine 5'-nucleotidase-like isoform X2, whose amino-acid sequence METLDETLGHERDFAKGRIFVNRSLNLQRIKFFGFDMDYTLAEYRSPEYEELGTELVVERLLSIGYPQDLKEAKYDPTFPTRGMFFDKVYGNLLKVDQFGNILACYHGFKLYTSTEVRDVYPNKKVQASEPRYFILNTLFNLPETFLMAYLVNYFDTHEDYRELPTRKGVESGNVLISYSSMHQDLRGAVDWVHMRGTMKQITLDNLDKYVVKDSRLPLLLRRMRENERKVFLITNSDYDYTNKLMKHLLDDSATLPPPGTGSDSFAGWKSFFDYIVVDARKPLFFGEGTVLRQIDEATGTPKIGTFKGQIETGSVYTGGNSEQFCDMIGAAGEDVLYVGDHIFGDILKSKKQHGWRTYLVVREVDEDLQVLVDNADIQQKMTALEDELDHLFSGLDSHHTARPNSRPILEKLKRLAFDFDSCFPSKQGSIFRSGSRQTFFAMQAARYADLYASSCTNLINYPFSFFFRAKAQLMPHEYDVSHHANVSSGQMTSTPRALRRSPVAGKETSKRRPSPSTQLRRFQSFVHDEDDEDVYDGEKK is encoded by the exons ATGGAAACTCTGGACGAAACTCTTGGACACGAGCGAGATTTCGCTAAAGGAAG AATATTCGTCAACAGAAGCCTCAATCTGCAGCGAATCAAATTCTTCGGCTTCGACATGGACTACACATTGGCCG AATATCGATCTCCCGAGTACGAGGAACTCGGGACCGAACTCGTAGTCGAACGACTCCTTTCTATTGGATATCCTCAA GATCTGAAGGAAGCGAAGTACGACCCCACGTTTCCGACCAG AGGCATGTTTTTTGACAAAGTTTATGGAAATCTCTTGAAG GTGGATCAGTTTGGTAACATATTGGCGTGCTATCACGGCTTCAAACTCTACACAAG CACCGAAGTACGAGACGTCTATCCGAATAAAAAAGTTCAA GCGTCGGAGCCTCGTTATTTTATATTGAATACTCTGTTCAATCTTCCTG AAACGTTTCTTATGGCATACCTCGTGAATTATTTTGACACTCACGAAGATTATCGAGA GTTACCCACGCGAAAGGGAGTAGAGAGCGGCAACGTGCTCATCTCGTACAGCAGCATGCATCAGGACCTTCGTGGAGCCGTCGATTGGGTTCACATGAGA GGAACAATGAAACAAATCACTCTCGACAATCTCGACAAATACGTAGTAAAAGAC TCCAGACTTCCTCTGCTTCTTCGACG GATGAGAGAGAATGAGAGAAAAGTATTTCTCATTACGAACAGCGACTACGACTACACGAAC aagcTAATGAAACATCTGCTCGATGACTCAGCGACACTACCTCCTCCCGGAACG GGAAGCGATTCCTTTGCCGGATGGAAGTCGTTTTTTGACTATATTGTCGTCGATGCGCGGAAGCCCTTGTTTTTTGGCGAAGGCACCGTGCTTCGTCAGATCGATGAG GCGACGGGTACGCCGAAAATCGGAACGTTCAAGGGTCAGATTGAGACTGGAAGCGTCTATACCGGAG GGAATTCGGAGCAGTTCTGTGACATGATTGGCGCCGCAGGAGAG GATGTCCTCTACGTCGGCGATCACATTTTTGGCGATATACTAAAATCGAAGAAGCAACACGGATGGAG GACGTATCTGGTTGTACGAGAAGTTGACGAAGATCTACAGGTTCTCGTTGACAATGCAG ATATTCAGCAGAAGATGACAGCATTGGAGGACGAACTCGATCATCTATTCAG TGGACTCGACTCGCACCACACGGCTCGTCCAAACAGTCGCCCTATCCTAGAAAAGCTGAAACGTCTCGCCTTTGATTTCGATTCCTGTTTTCCTTCGAAACAGGGAAGCATATTTCGAAGCG GATCGCGCCAGACCTTTTTCGCTATGCAGGCGGCTCGCTACGCCGACCTCTACGCGTCCTCGTGCACGAACCTCATCAACTATCCCTTCAGCTTCTTTTTTCGAGCCAAAGCTCAATTG ATGCCCCACGAATATGACGTCTCCCATCATGCCAACGTGTCCTCCGGACAAATGACGAGTACGCCGAGAGCGCTGCGTCGTTCTCCCGTTGCCGGCAAGGAGACGAGCAAAAGACGaccgtcgccttcgacgcaACTACGACGCTTTCAGTCGTTCGTccacgacgaagatgacgaagacgtctacgacggcgaaaagaaataa
- the LOC136185086 gene encoding cytosolic purine 5'-nucleotidase-like isoform X1, protein METLDETLGHERDFAKGRIFVNRSLNLQRIKFFGFDMDYTLAEYRSPEYEELGTELVVERLLSIGYPQDLKEAKYDPTFPTRGMFFDKVYGNLLKVDQFGNILACYHGFKLYTRQVDFHFSVQMSELKFSSTEVRDVYPNKKVQASEPRYFILNTLFNLPETFLMAYLVNYFDTHEDYRELPTRKGVESGNVLISYSSMHQDLRGAVDWVHMRGTMKQITLDNLDKYVVKDSRLPLLLRRMRENERKVFLITNSDYDYTNKLMKHLLDDSATLPPPGTGSDSFAGWKSFFDYIVVDARKPLFFGEGTVLRQIDEATGTPKIGTFKGQIETGSVYTGGNSEQFCDMIGAAGEDVLYVGDHIFGDILKSKKQHGWRTYLVVREVDEDLQVLVDNADIQQKMTALEDELDHLFSGLDSHHTARPNSRPILEKLKRLAFDFDSCFPSKQGSIFRSGSRQTFFAMQAARYADLYASSCTNLINYPFSFFFRAKAQLMPHEYDVSHHANVSSGQMTSTPRALRRSPVAGKETSKRRPSPSTQLRRFQSFVHDEDDEDVYDGEKK, encoded by the exons ATGGAAACTCTGGACGAAACTCTTGGACACGAGCGAGATTTCGCTAAAGGAAG AATATTCGTCAACAGAAGCCTCAATCTGCAGCGAATCAAATTCTTCGGCTTCGACATGGACTACACATTGGCCG AATATCGATCTCCCGAGTACGAGGAACTCGGGACCGAACTCGTAGTCGAACGACTCCTTTCTATTGGATATCCTCAA GATCTGAAGGAAGCGAAGTACGACCCCACGTTTCCGACCAG AGGCATGTTTTTTGACAAAGTTTATGGAAATCTCTTGAAG GTGGATCAGTTTGGTAACATATTGGCGTGCTATCACGGCTTCAAACTCTACACAAGGCAAGTCGACTTTCATTTTTCTGTGCAAATGTCTGAGCTGAAATTCTCCAGCACCGAAGTACGAGACGTCTATCCGAATAAAAAAGTTCAA GCGTCGGAGCCTCGTTATTTTATATTGAATACTCTGTTCAATCTTCCTG AAACGTTTCTTATGGCATACCTCGTGAATTATTTTGACACTCACGAAGATTATCGAGA GTTACCCACGCGAAAGGGAGTAGAGAGCGGCAACGTGCTCATCTCGTACAGCAGCATGCATCAGGACCTTCGTGGAGCCGTCGATTGGGTTCACATGAGA GGAACAATGAAACAAATCACTCTCGACAATCTCGACAAATACGTAGTAAAAGAC TCCAGACTTCCTCTGCTTCTTCGACG GATGAGAGAGAATGAGAGAAAAGTATTTCTCATTACGAACAGCGACTACGACTACACGAAC aagcTAATGAAACATCTGCTCGATGACTCAGCGACACTACCTCCTCCCGGAACG GGAAGCGATTCCTTTGCCGGATGGAAGTCGTTTTTTGACTATATTGTCGTCGATGCGCGGAAGCCCTTGTTTTTTGGCGAAGGCACCGTGCTTCGTCAGATCGATGAG GCGACGGGTACGCCGAAAATCGGAACGTTCAAGGGTCAGATTGAGACTGGAAGCGTCTATACCGGAG GGAATTCGGAGCAGTTCTGTGACATGATTGGCGCCGCAGGAGAG GATGTCCTCTACGTCGGCGATCACATTTTTGGCGATATACTAAAATCGAAGAAGCAACACGGATGGAG GACGTATCTGGTTGTACGAGAAGTTGACGAAGATCTACAGGTTCTCGTTGACAATGCAG ATATTCAGCAGAAGATGACAGCATTGGAGGACGAACTCGATCATCTATTCAG TGGACTCGACTCGCACCACACGGCTCGTCCAAACAGTCGCCCTATCCTAGAAAAGCTGAAACGTCTCGCCTTTGATTTCGATTCCTGTTTTCCTTCGAAACAGGGAAGCATATTTCGAAGCG GATCGCGCCAGACCTTTTTCGCTATGCAGGCGGCTCGCTACGCCGACCTCTACGCGTCCTCGTGCACGAACCTCATCAACTATCCCTTCAGCTTCTTTTTTCGAGCCAAAGCTCAATTG ATGCCCCACGAATATGACGTCTCCCATCATGCCAACGTGTCCTCCGGACAAATGACGAGTACGCCGAGAGCGCTGCGTCGTTCTCCCGTTGCCGGCAAGGAGACGAGCAAAAGACGaccgtcgccttcgacgcaACTACGACGCTTTCAGTCGTTCGTccacgacgaagatgacgaagacgtctacgacggcgaaaagaaataa
- the LOC136185086 gene encoding cytosolic purine 5'-nucleotidase-like isoform X3, producing METLDETLGHERDFAKGRIFVNRSLNLQRIKFFGFDMDYTLAEYRSPEYEELGTELVVERLLSIGYPQDLKEAKYDPTFPTRGMFFDKVYGNLLKVDQFGNILACYHGFKLYTRQVDFHFSVQMSELKFSSTEVRDVYPNKKVQASEPRYFILNTLFNLPETFLMAYLVNYFDTHEDYRELPTRKGVESGNVLISYSSMHQDLRGAVDWVHMRGTMKQITLDNLDKYVVKDSRLPLLLRRMRENERKVFLITNSDYDYTNKLMKHLLDDSATLPPPGTGSDSFAGWKSFFDYIVVDARKPLFFGEGTVLRQIDEATGTPKIGTFKGQIETGSVYTGGNSEQFCDMIGAAGEDVLYVGDHIFGDILKSKKQHGWRTYLVVREVDEDLQVLVDNADIQQKMTALEDELDHLFRSYSCPLLEVSPLYYRSFSGRC from the exons ATGGAAACTCTGGACGAAACTCTTGGACACGAGCGAGATTTCGCTAAAGGAAG AATATTCGTCAACAGAAGCCTCAATCTGCAGCGAATCAAATTCTTCGGCTTCGACATGGACTACACATTGGCCG AATATCGATCTCCCGAGTACGAGGAACTCGGGACCGAACTCGTAGTCGAACGACTCCTTTCTATTGGATATCCTCAA GATCTGAAGGAAGCGAAGTACGACCCCACGTTTCCGACCAG AGGCATGTTTTTTGACAAAGTTTATGGAAATCTCTTGAAG GTGGATCAGTTTGGTAACATATTGGCGTGCTATCACGGCTTCAAACTCTACACAAGGCAAGTCGACTTTCATTTTTCTGTGCAAATGTCTGAGCTGAAATTCTCCAGCACCGAAGTACGAGACGTCTATCCGAATAAAAAAGTTCAA GCGTCGGAGCCTCGTTATTTTATATTGAATACTCTGTTCAATCTTCCTG AAACGTTTCTTATGGCATACCTCGTGAATTATTTTGACACTCACGAAGATTATCGAGA GTTACCCACGCGAAAGGGAGTAGAGAGCGGCAACGTGCTCATCTCGTACAGCAGCATGCATCAGGACCTTCGTGGAGCCGTCGATTGGGTTCACATGAGA GGAACAATGAAACAAATCACTCTCGACAATCTCGACAAATACGTAGTAAAAGAC TCCAGACTTCCTCTGCTTCTTCGACG GATGAGAGAGAATGAGAGAAAAGTATTTCTCATTACGAACAGCGACTACGACTACACGAAC aagcTAATGAAACATCTGCTCGATGACTCAGCGACACTACCTCCTCCCGGAACG GGAAGCGATTCCTTTGCCGGATGGAAGTCGTTTTTTGACTATATTGTCGTCGATGCGCGGAAGCCCTTGTTTTTTGGCGAAGGCACCGTGCTTCGTCAGATCGATGAG GCGACGGGTACGCCGAAAATCGGAACGTTCAAGGGTCAGATTGAGACTGGAAGCGTCTATACCGGAG GGAATTCGGAGCAGTTCTGTGACATGATTGGCGCCGCAGGAGAG GATGTCCTCTACGTCGGCGATCACATTTTTGGCGATATACTAAAATCGAAGAAGCAACACGGATGGAG GACGTATCTGGTTGTACGAGAAGTTGACGAAGATCTACAGGTTCTCGTTGACAATGCAG ATATTCAGCAGAAGATGACAGCATTGGAGGACGAACTCGATCATCTATTCAG GAGCTATAGTTGTCCGCTCTTAGAGGTGTCTCCCCTGTATTATAGATCCTTTTCTGGGCGCTGCTAG